A window of Ptychodera flava strain L36383 chromosome 1, AS_Pfla_20210202, whole genome shotgun sequence contains these coding sequences:
- the LOC139145111 gene encoding golgin subfamily A member 6-like protein 4, whose product MDEEQEVEQSEDAEGLEEQLEELKQAKAKSKAAFTRLRHQLLRLLEEDEEEELPSRRQVRDLCLKLDLAQENAMDIMAKLSDLHSRRKAKQNIQKVSQEMDKLENEYTEAQNQAQDYIHARKDETSSAGSGVPTNIRLRQQKEREARHEVEKILEEVNKKEKEIITMKKDLEEENERRQYEWDKQMQHEHERLQADERNLQKRFQELENEVDMELGLRQQALPQSNITSRRNRRSRDYDNQDHAG is encoded by the coding sequence ATGGACGAAGAACAAGAAGTGGAGCAGTCTGAAGATGCTGAAGGTCTGGAAGAACAGTTGGAGGAGCTGAAGCAAGCCAAGGCGAAGAGCAAGGCAGCGTTTACCAGGCTCAGACACCAGCTACTACGTCTCCTGGAAGAAGATGAGGAGGAAGAATTACCCAGCCGAAGACAGGTGAGAGATCTCTGCCTGAAGTTGGACTTGGCTCAAGAAAATGCTATGGACATTATGGCAAAATTATCGGACTTGCATTCGCGACGAAAAGCCAAGCAGAATATACAAAAGGTCAGTCAAGAAATGGACAAACTAGAAAATGAGTATACAGAAGCACAGAACCAGGCACAAGATTATATACATGCGCGAAAAGATGAAACGTCAAGTGCAGGGTCAGGAGTGCCTACTAATATTAGACTCCGTcaacagaaagaaagagaagcaCGCCACGAGGTTGAAAAGATCCTAGAAGAAGTGAATAAAAAGGAAAAAGAGATAATAACTATGAAAAAGGACTTGGAAGAGGAAAATGAACGTCGACAATATGAATGGGATAAACAGATGCAACATGAACATGAGCGTCTTCAAGCAGATGAACGGAATTTACAGAAACGATTTCAAGAACTTGAGAATGAAGTTGATATGGAACTTGGACTGAGACAACAAGCATTGCCGCAATCAAACATTACTTCCAGAAGAAATAGAAGAAGCAGAGATTATGATAATCAAGACCATGCAGGCTGA